In Vibrio sp. STUT-A11, a genomic segment contains:
- a CDS encoding M48 family metallopeptidase, with product MLKRTRSLVCLCIATAISSPTTYANSIDLPDIGTAAGSTLSIDQELIYGDAYMRMLRASKPLVNDPVINEYIDSLGHRLVANANDVKTPFHFFMIRDRNINAFAFFGGYVALHSGLFLHAQSESELASVVAHEIAHVTQRHLARSMEEQARRSPASLAALAGALLLSIAAPEAGIAAITAATAGNMQSQINYTRANEKEADRFGISTLAKAGFDVQAMPRFFGRLADEYRYASKPPPMLLTHPLPEDRITDSRQRAQAYPPLRILPSIDYHLARARIVARFAGIDGQAALGWFEQTQKKATADIMPAFDYGRALVHLDSKRFSQAEPILNKLLTQDPGNPFYLDAMTDLYIGQKQPDKAVEMLSKALTRNPQNKVLTINYANALLEANIYDQAVRILQRYTHDNPEDTNGWQLLSKTYHELGRNDEELAARAEILALRANWNKAIQYYSEASKMAKLGSLEQARYDARIDQLMIQRDRFMALQ from the coding sequence ATGTTAAAACGCACTCGATCGCTAGTTTGCTTATGTATTGCTACTGCAATTAGTTCGCCAACAACCTACGCCAATAGTATCGACTTACCAGATATTGGAACCGCCGCTGGGAGCACTCTATCGATAGACCAAGAGTTGATTTATGGTGATGCCTACATGCGCATGCTCAGAGCGAGCAAGCCACTGGTCAACGATCCTGTGATTAATGAGTATATTGATTCTCTCGGTCACCGTTTGGTGGCCAATGCAAATGATGTAAAAACACCGTTCCATTTTTTCATGATACGTGACCGCAACATCAACGCTTTTGCGTTTTTTGGTGGCTATGTCGCTTTGCACTCAGGTTTGTTTCTACACGCTCAATCTGAGAGTGAACTCGCCTCAGTGGTTGCTCACGAAATCGCACACGTTACGCAACGTCACCTTGCACGTAGCATGGAAGAGCAAGCAAGACGCTCACCAGCATCATTGGCTGCATTAGCTGGTGCTCTACTACTTTCTATTGCAGCACCAGAAGCCGGTATTGCCGCCATTACTGCCGCAACGGCTGGTAATATGCAAAGTCAGATAAACTATACGCGCGCTAACGAGAAAGAAGCTGACCGCTTTGGCATCTCAACACTGGCAAAAGCAGGGTTTGATGTACAAGCTATGCCTCGCTTCTTTGGTCGACTAGCAGATGAGTATCGTTACGCGAGTAAGCCGCCTCCGATGCTGCTTACTCACCCGCTCCCTGAAGACAGGATCACGGACAGTCGGCAGAGGGCGCAGGCTTACCCACCTCTACGTATACTTCCTTCCATTGATTACCATCTCGCACGTGCACGTATTGTTGCCCGTTTCGCAGGTATTGACGGACAAGCGGCATTAGGTTGGTTTGAACAAACACAGAAGAAAGCCACCGCCGATATCATGCCAGCGTTTGATTATGGTCGTGCTCTGGTTCACTTGGACAGTAAGCGGTTCTCACAAGCAGAGCCAATACTGAACAAACTGCTGACACAAGACCCAGGAAATCCGTTTTATCTTGATGCGATGACCGATCTGTATATTGGGCAAAAACAGCCAGATAAAGCGGTGGAAATGCTGAGTAAAGCATTGACGCGTAATCCACAGAATAAAGTTCTGACGATTAACTATGCGAATGCCCTGCTAGAAGCCAATATATATGATCAAGCAGTGCGTATTTTGCAACGATACACCCATGACAACCCTGAAGATACCAATGGTTGGCAGCTATTGTCGAAGACTTATCACGAGTTGGGACGTAACGATGAAGAGTTGGCTGCGCGCGCCGAAATCTTGGCATTACGCGCGAATTGGAATAAAGCGATTCAATATTATAGTGAAGCAAGTAAAATGGCTAAGTTGGGCAGTTTAGAGCAAGCACGATACGATGCTCGTATTGACCAACTCATGATCCAAAGAGATCGATTCATGGCATTACAATAA
- a CDS encoding sulfurtransferase TusA family protein — translation MLLDLRKQRCPLALLLAKRHTVEAFKGENPQYQNLVIQVTDNSSKQDIVKYLNAQGYVVDCQPTSDHYTLTVFNKESA, via the coding sequence ATGCTACTTGATTTGCGTAAGCAACGCTGCCCCTTGGCACTGTTACTTGCAAAGCGTCACACTGTTGAGGCATTTAAAGGAGAAAATCCGCAATATCAAAATCTTGTCATTCAAGTTACGGATAACAGCTCTAAACAAGATATTGTGAAATACCTAAATGCTCAAGGGTACGTGGTTGATTGCCAACCAACATCAGATCACTACACATTGACTGTTTTCAATAAGGAATCCGCTTAG
- a CDS encoding AI-2E family transporter: protein MFEMVSRWYQRRFSDPHAVSLVAILLFGFITIYFFGHLIAPLLVAIVLAYLLEWPVVQMCRMGVPRTLAVIIVLLIFISLMLIALFGLVPTIWTQVGNLINDIPNMYNGLQKFIVTLPERHPELANLEIVETIVTNAKNQALGLGESVVKGSLASLVSLATLAVYLILVPLLIFFLLKDKEVMLGMASGILPKNRKLANKVWHEMNEQISNYIRGKVLEILIVGGVSYVTFAILDLRYSALLAVAVGLSVLIPYIGAAAVTVPVAIVGLFQWGLTPPFYWLLLAYGIIQALDGNVLVPVLFSEAVNLHPVAIIIAVLVFGGLWGFWGVFFAIPLATLVKAVWNALPSTEETEPAEQE, encoded by the coding sequence ATGTTCGAAATGGTAAGTCGTTGGTATCAACGTCGATTCTCAGATCCACATGCAGTGAGCCTGGTAGCGATTTTGCTGTTTGGTTTTATCACTATTTACTTCTTCGGTCATCTCATTGCCCCACTATTGGTGGCGATTGTACTCGCTTACCTGCTGGAGTGGCCGGTAGTGCAAATGTGCCGTATGGGGGTGCCGCGCACGCTCGCAGTAATCATTGTATTGCTGATCTTCATTAGTTTGATGTTGATTGCTTTGTTTGGTTTAGTACCAACCATTTGGACTCAGGTTGGTAACTTAATCAACGATATCCCCAATATGTACAATGGCTTACAGAAGTTTATTGTTACGTTGCCAGAGCGCCATCCGGAGCTCGCGAACCTGGAGATTGTGGAAACTATCGTAACCAATGCGAAAAACCAAGCTTTAGGTCTTGGGGAAAGCGTGGTTAAAGGCTCTTTGGCATCTTTAGTCAGTCTCGCAACATTAGCGGTGTATTTAATTCTGGTTCCTTTGCTGATCTTCTTTTTGCTGAAAGACAAAGAAGTGATGCTCGGTATGGCCAGTGGTATTTTGCCTAAAAACCGCAAGTTAGCAAACAAAGTCTGGCACGAGATGAACGAACAAATCTCAAACTATATTCGCGGTAAAGTGCTGGAAATTTTGATTGTTGGCGGGGTTAGCTACGTTACTTTTGCGATTCTGGATTTACGTTATTCCGCATTGTTAGCCGTCGCAGTCGGATTGTCCGTTCTTATCCCATATATCGGCGCAGCAGCAGTTACTGTTCCTGTGGCGATCGTAGGGCTGTTCCAGTGGGGGCTTACACCGCCGTTCTATTGGCTACTGCTCGCGTACGGGATTATTCAGGCATTGGACGGGAACGTGTTGGTGCCAGTGCTGTTTTCTGAAGCAGTAAACCTCCATCCAGTCGCCATCATTATTGCTGTGTTGGTATTTGGCGGGTTATGGGGATTTTGGGGTGTGTTCTTCGCTATCCCATTGGCTACGTTAGTCAAAGCCGTTTGGAATGCGCTACCGAGTACAGAAGAGACTGAACCTGCGGAGCAGGAATAA